One window from the genome of Candidatus Synechococcus calcipolaris G9 encodes:
- the groES gene encoding co-chaperone GroES gives MAAVSLSVSTVKPLGDRIFVKVSESEEKTAGGILLPDNAREKPQVGEVTATGPGKINDDGSRQPMDVKVGDKVLYSKYAGTEVKLAGDEYVLLSEKDILAIVV, from the coding sequence ATGGCAGCCGTATCTCTAAGTGTTTCGACTGTGAAGCCCTTGGGCGATCGCATCTTTGTAAAAGTTAGCGAAAGCGAAGAAAAAACCGCCGGTGGGATTCTACTACCGGATAATGCTCGGGAAAAACCCCAGGTGGGCGAAGTCACCGCCACTGGCCCCGGCAAAATCAATGATGATGGCAGCCGCCAGCCCATGGATGTAAAAGTGGGCGACAAGGTTCTCTACTCCAAATATGCTGGCACCGAGGTCAAGCTTGCTGGCGATGAGTACGTTTTGCTTTCGGAAAAAGACATCTTGGCGATCGTTGTCTAG
- a CDS encoding DUF4033 domain-containing protein produces the protein MGFNTGLFREEPVIVKLAKPPLTTPIPTASASVYQDTWLDRLCIYILKAQISRVIGQKTSLPGYEGFVALSKQVMIGRDTQEQQAAIAHVLRSTIPPWMTRPIRRLFQPNRWVCETNAWFATVLFQWLVGPCDRHSVDIVDQTGQTHQQNSGVHIQKCRYLEQSQCVGLCINLCKVPTQTFFSEELGIPLTLTPNFEDFSCEMVFGQQPPPLETEPAYHQPCIAQTHGSSPCPKVR, from the coding sequence TTGGGATTCAATACCGGATTATTCAGGGAGGAGCCTGTTATCGTTAAATTAGCTAAACCCCCCCTAACTACTCCCATTCCTACGGCCAGTGCCTCGGTCTATCAAGATACCTGGTTGGATCGCCTTTGTATTTACATCCTGAAAGCTCAAATCAGTCGAGTGATTGGCCAAAAAACAAGTTTGCCGGGGTATGAGGGATTTGTGGCTCTGTCCAAGCAGGTGATGATTGGTCGGGATACTCAAGAGCAGCAGGCAGCGATCGCCCATGTACTCCGTTCAACCATTCCCCCTTGGATGACTCGCCCTATTCGCCGTCTGTTTCAGCCAAATCGCTGGGTCTGTGAAACCAATGCCTGGTTTGCAACGGTTTTATTTCAGTGGTTGGTGGGCCCCTGCGATCGCCATAGTGTGGATATTGTGGATCAAACAGGTCAGACCCACCAGCAAAACAGTGGGGTTCATATTCAGAAATGCCGCTACTTAGAACAAAGTCAATGTGTTGGCCTCTGTATTAACCTCTGTAAAGTTCCCACCCAGACCTTTTTCAGCGAAGAGTTGGGGATTCCCCTCACCCTCACCCCCAATTTTGAGGACTTCAGTTGTGAAATGGTCTTTGGTCAACAGCCACCGCCCCTGGAAACGGAACCGGCCTACCATCAGCCCTGTATTGCCCAAACCCATGGCTCTTCCCCATGTCCCAAGGTGCGGTAA
- a CDS encoding NAD-dependent succinate-semialdehyde dehydrogenase, producing the protein MAIASTNPTTGELLKTYAPLNDGEIETCLAKAATAFASYRKTAFDQRAGWLLKVSDRLKQDRERCAQMMTLEMGKPITEAIAEVEKSAWVCRYYAEHGAQFLADELVDTDASQSFIRYQPLGPILAVMPWNFPFWQVFRFAAPALMAGNVGLLKHASNVPQCALAIAEIFAEAGFADGVFQTLLIPASRVAPLMADPRIKAATLTGSEPAGMSLAQAAGQQIKKTVLELGGSDPCIVLDSADIGAAVTTGLKSRMINNGQSCIAAKRFIVQASIYDEFAEQLIHQMQGWNLGNPLNPETQLGPLATQGILDELGQQVEQAIAQGATLHCGGQVLQGTAALLPELRQGYFYPPTLLSDIGPEHPAFSQEFFGPVALLFRVNTLDDAIQLANATPFGLGASAWTTDPHQRDRLLDELEAGAVFINGLVKSDPRLPFGGIKRSGYGRELGRVGIQEFVNLKTVWIA; encoded by the coding sequence ATGGCGATCGCCTCAACCAACCCCACCACGGGGGAACTTCTCAAGACCTATGCGCCCCTCAATGATGGGGAAATTGAGACCTGTCTCGCCAAGGCTGCAACCGCCTTTGCCAGCTACCGCAAAACCGCCTTTGACCAACGGGCGGGTTGGCTCCTGAAGGTGAGCGATCGCCTCAAACAGGATCGGGAACGGTGCGCCCAGATGATGACTCTAGAGATGGGAAAGCCCATCACCGAAGCGATCGCCGAAGTAGAAAAATCCGCTTGGGTCTGTCGCTACTACGCGGAACATGGGGCCCAGTTTTTAGCTGATGAACTCGTAGACACTGATGCCAGCCAAAGTTTTATCCGCTACCAACCCCTAGGCCCGATCCTGGCGGTGATGCCCTGGAATTTTCCCTTTTGGCAAGTCTTTCGGTTTGCGGCTCCGGCCCTGATGGCGGGCAATGTGGGCTTACTCAAGCACGCATCCAATGTACCCCAATGTGCCCTGGCGATCGCCGAGATTTTTGCTGAGGCAGGGTTTGCCGATGGTGTTTTTCAAACCTTACTCATTCCCGCTAGCCGGGTGGCTCCCTTGATGGCCGACCCACGGATTAAGGCAGCGACCCTAACGGGCAGTGAACCGGCAGGGATGAGTCTTGCCCAAGCGGCGGGTCAACAGATCAAAAAAACCGTCCTAGAACTGGGGGGCAGTGATCCCTGTATTGTCTTAGACAGTGCGGATATAGGGGCAGCTGTCACCACCGGCCTCAAATCCCGGATGATCAACAACGGCCAATCCTGTATTGCCGCCAAGCGATTTATTGTCCAAGCCTCAATTTACGATGAATTTGCCGAGCAACTGATTCACCAAATGCAGGGCTGGAACCTAGGGAACCCCCTCAACCCGGAAACCCAACTGGGGCCCCTCGCCACCCAGGGTATCTTAGACGAGTTAGGCCAACAGGTGGAACAGGCGATCGCCCAGGGGGCAACCCTTCACTGTGGGGGGCAAGTTTTGCAAGGAACCGCAGCCCTACTCCCCGAATTACGCCAGGGTTACTTTTATCCGCCCACCCTTTTAAGTGATATTGGCCCAGAGCATCCCGCCTTTAGCCAGGAGTTTTTTGGCCCCGTCGCCCTACTGTTTCGGGTCAATACCCTGGATGACGCGATTCAACTGGCCAATGCCACTCCCTTTGGCCTAGGGGCGAGTGCCTGGACAACGGATCCCCACCAACGCGATCGCCTCCTGGATGAACTGGAGGCCGGAGCCGTATTCATCAATGGCTTGGTCAAGTCCGATCCCCGTTTACCCTTTGGCGGCATTAAGCGATCGGGCTACGGCCGCGAATTGGGGCGAGTGGGCATCCAGGAATTTGTTAACTTAAAGACCGTCTGGATCGCCTAA
- a CDS encoding FHA domain-containing protein, whose protein sequence is MSSHPGSTASAWLVIRQRGQPKRQITLWGGIRWTIGRSMDCRIVVDDPHLSRCHAIIQSFIFQDQPLYFLADNHSSNGVLLNGYPLEHNTLLHDQDVFILGTSSFHFHYPTMYRPEVLSHGDQLGNISTQESQKQPPPRASKPSTSSVPWVG, encoded by the coding sequence ATGTCGAGTCATCCTGGTTCAACGGCATCTGCCTGGCTAGTGATCCGTCAACGGGGGCAACCTAAACGGCAGATTACTCTCTGGGGCGGCATCCGTTGGACAATTGGCCGCAGTATGGACTGTCGCATTGTCGTGGATGATCCCCATCTCTCCCGCTGTCATGCCATTATTCAATCCTTTATTTTTCAAGATCAACCCCTCTACTTCCTAGCGGATAACCATAGCAGCAATGGCGTTTTACTCAATGGCTATCCCCTAGAGCACAATACGCTGCTCCACGATCAGGATGTTTTTATTTTGGGAACGTCAAGTTTCCATTTTCACTATCCAACAATGTACCGCCCGGAGGTCCTATCCCATGGGGATCAGCTAGGGAATATTTCCACCCAGGAGAGTCAAAAGCAGCCGCCCCCAAGAGCCAGTAAACCATCCACATCAAGTGTTCCCTGGGTGGGTTAA
- the rplY gene encoding 50S ribosomal protein L25, translating to MATPLTIECHLRPADSKPNALRQSGQIPAVLYGHNGNESVNLIVESRVAGFLVRDAFVGKTPIEVSVPDLPWQGTAVLQEVQAHPARDTLYHLSFFVKKP from the coding sequence ATGGCTACCCCCTTAACCATTGAATGTCATCTGCGCCCAGCGGACAGTAAGCCCAATGCCCTGCGCCAATCGGGACAAATTCCCGCCGTTCTCTATGGGCATAACGGCAATGAGTCCGTGAACTTGATCGTGGAAAGCCGGGTTGCCGGATTCCTGGTTCGGGATGCCTTTGTCGGCAAGACCCCCATTGAAGTATCCGTGCCGGACTTACCGTGGCAGGGAACCGCTGTTCTGCAAGAAGTTCAGGCCCACCCCGCCCGAGACACCCTCTACCATCTCAGCTTTTTCGTCAAGAAGCCTTAG
- a CDS encoding peroxiredoxin has protein sequence MIPLKGFYRLSLACLLALIIYFGWSAPAHALGGELPPLDTPAPEFNLPTHRGDGSVSLADYRGKWLVVYFYPKDFTSGCTLEAQRFQRDLDQFHQRNTEVIGISADSIDSHAEFCDSEGLTFPLLSDTTGEVSKAYGSWLGFISLRHSFIIDPDGILRDRYVKVSPAIHSQEVLTRLDELQRAG, from the coding sequence ATGATACCCCTTAAAGGTTTTTACCGACTGAGCTTAGCCTGTCTGCTGGCTCTAATTATTTATTTTGGCTGGAGCGCGCCTGCCCATGCCCTAGGGGGTGAACTGCCCCCCCTGGATACCCCTGCACCAGAATTTAACCTGCCTACCCATAGGGGGGATGGCTCGGTATCTCTAGCGGATTACCGGGGGAAATGGCTCGTTGTGTATTTTTATCCGAAAGACTTTACCTCCGGCTGCACCTTAGAAGCCCAACGATTTCAGCGGGATTTAGACCAGTTCCATCAGCGAAATACCGAAGTGATTGGTATCAGTGCCGACTCCATTGATTCCCATGCCGAATTTTGTGATTCCGAAGGCTTGACCTTTCCCCTCCTCTCCGATACCACGGGTGAAGTGAGTAAGGCCTACGGCTCCTGGTTGGGATTTATTTCTCTCCGCCATAGTTTTATTATCGACCCCGACGGCATTCTCCGCGATCGCTATGTAAAAGTCAGTCCAGCGATTCATTCCCAAGAGGTGTTAACTCGCCTAGATGAGCTTCAACGGGCTGGATAG
- a CDS encoding ABC transporter permease: MVSIARKNLFEDLPRFMVAQAGIMFAVSLVTIQTGLLEGFGRSSTLLIDRSKADIWVASKEIRYLDLTLPIDYERLNEAAAVEGVELAEALVLRGAIWQQSTDGEIDPVRVVGFDSGGELFQPWAVQSGQVSELDESYGVMIDRVDQRNLNITGIGDTAGLNDYPAIVKGFTQGIRSIVTSPYVFTSLENANLYLNFPRFDDADPPEFAPSLNPETPIQFILIRVDADYDLETVRQDLQLTLPDQRIMTTAELSQLTRAYWRSSTGVGFILGLGAIVGIIVGTVIVGQILYSSVSDRLQEYGTLKAMGASDWYLYRIIIEQALWMAIMGYIPGLILSLTVGAWTMETRAIRILITPETAATVFTVTVTMCTGAALFAIQKVTHLDPAIVFKS, from the coding sequence ATGGTATCAATCGCCCGTAAGAATTTATTTGAAGATTTACCACGATTTATGGTGGCCCAAGCAGGGATTATGTTTGCGGTCAGTCTAGTGACGATTCAAACGGGCTTACTGGAAGGTTTTGGCCGCTCCTCCACCCTCTTGATTGATCGATCAAAGGCAGATATTTGGGTGGCTTCCAAGGAAATTCGCTATTTAGATCTCACCCTACCCATTGACTATGAGCGGTTGAACGAAGCGGCGGCGGTGGAAGGGGTTGAACTGGCTGAGGCCCTAGTTCTCCGGGGAGCAATTTGGCAGCAGTCCACCGATGGCGAGATTGATCCGGTGCGGGTAGTGGGCTTTGATTCTGGGGGTGAACTCTTCCAGCCTTGGGCTGTTCAGTCCGGCCAGGTGAGTGAATTAGACGAATCCTATGGGGTGATGATTGATCGGGTGGATCAACGCAATCTGAATATTACCGGCATTGGTGATACCGCCGGGCTAAATGATTATCCGGCGATCGTTAAGGGGTTTACCCAGGGAATTCGTTCCATTGTCACCAGTCCCTACGTATTTACATCCCTAGAAAATGCCAACCTCTACCTTAACTTTCCCCGATTTGATGATGCTGATCCACCGGAGTTTGCACCTAGTCTGAATCCAGAAACGCCCATTCAGTTTATTTTGATTCGTGTGGATGCGGATTACGATCTCGAAACGGTGCGCCAGGATTTACAATTGACTCTTCCCGATCAGCGGATCATGACCACCGCAGAACTCTCCCAGTTGACCCGTGCCTATTGGCGTAGTAGTACGGGGGTCGGATTTATTTTAGGTCTGGGGGCCATTGTCGGCATTATTGTCGGCACGGTGATTGTGGGACAAATTCTTTACTCCTCCGTCTCCGATCGCCTCCAAGAGTACGGCACCCTAAAAGCTATGGGGGCCTCGGATTGGTATCTATACCGCATTATTATTGAGCAGGCCCTCTGGATGGCCATTATGGGCTATATCCCTGGTTTAATTCTCTCCCTGACTGTGGGGGCCTGGACCATGGAAACCCGGGCGATCCGCATCTTAATCACCCCAGAGACCGCGGCAACGGTCTTCACCGTAACCGTAACGATGTGTACCGGGGCGGCCCTATTTGCCATTCAGAAAGTCACCCACCTGGACCCCGCCATTGTGTTTAAGTCCTAG
- a CDS encoding Mo-dependent nitrogenase C-terminal domain-containing protein, with product MTTSASASTLSPDQSSVWIKGLLSVAWADGHFDPEEQKLITDLIQDEIAPEFSLSSFEPVKDEELIAALGGDRDLAENFIRTAVMVGLANGIYSQAEDAELQRFCRALGLQIDALDALQHTLDGHHDEAMKSGDADLLKPMRQWLDGMDVKDAKVARFLCRLIPPQCPFERDVTLFGRKIVHIPPLCKLNPLYDQLVGLRFRSLTYLADECKEDITPYC from the coding sequence ATGACAACCTCAGCATCTGCATCAACGCTATCTCCAGACCAGTCATCGGTGTGGATTAAGGGTCTACTTAGTGTGGCCTGGGCCGACGGTCACTTTGACCCTGAGGAGCAAAAACTGATCACGGATTTGATTCAGGATGAAATTGCACCGGAGTTTTCCCTTAGCTCCTTTGAACCCGTTAAGGATGAGGAACTGATTGCGGCCCTGGGCGGCGATCGCGATCTGGCGGAAAACTTTATCCGAACAGCGGTGATGGTGGGGTTAGCCAACGGCATTTACTCCCAGGCAGAGGATGCGGAGTTACAGCGGTTTTGTCGGGCCCTAGGTTTACAAATTGATGCCCTCGATGCCCTGCAACACACCTTAGATGGCCACCACGATGAGGCGATGAAGTCGGGGGATGCGGATCTCCTCAAGCCCATGCGTCAATGGCTCGATGGCATGGATGTCAAGGATGCAAAGGTTGCCCGTTTCCTCTGTCGCTTAATTCCGCCCCAATGTCCCTTTGAGCGAGATGTTACTCTGTTTGGCCGGAAAATTGTGCACATTCCCCCCCTGTGTAAGCTTAATCCCCTCTATGATCAATTGGTGGGCCTCCGATTTCGTTCGTTAACCTATCTGGCGGATGAATGCAAAGAAGATATTACGCCCTACTGTTAG
- a CDS encoding adenylosuccinate synthase, translating into MANVVVVGAQWGDEGKGKITDLLSKSADVVVRYQGGVNAGHTVVVKDQTLKLHLIPSGILYPETECIIGTGTVIDPKVLLEEIDQLEALSVSINNLMIAETAHLTMPYHRMIDLASEERRGSHRIGTTGRGIGPTYADKSERTGLRVLDLLDADQLAAKVEWAIAYKNVLLEKFYNLKPLDPEPIIQEYLGYADRLRPHVVDGSLRIYKAIREKRNILFEGAQGTLLDLDHGTYPYVTSSNPVAGGACVGAGVGPTMIDRVIGVAKAYTTRVGEGPFPTELLDETGERLGDRGAEFGTTTGRPRRCGWFDAVIGRYAVRINGLDCVAITKLDVLDELDEIKVCVAYNIDGDRCEDFPSNALHFARCQPIYETLPGWKQSTSHCRSLEDLPAAALNYLKFLAEIMSVPIAIVSLGAERNQTIIVEDPIHGPKRALLYHNGSDVPPTLS; encoded by the coding sequence TTGGCAAACGTAGTTGTAGTTGGCGCCCAGTGGGGCGATGAAGGCAAAGGCAAGATTACCGATCTCCTGAGCAAATCAGCAGATGTCGTCGTCCGCTACCAGGGTGGAGTCAATGCTGGGCATACAGTTGTCGTAAAGGATCAAACCTTAAAGCTGCATCTGATTCCCTCTGGCATTCTCTACCCAGAAACAGAATGTATTATTGGTACCGGCACGGTCATTGATCCAAAAGTCCTTCTCGAGGAAATTGATCAACTGGAGGCCCTGAGCGTTAGCATCAATAACTTGATGATTGCGGAAACGGCCCACCTAACCATGCCCTACCATCGCATGATCGATCTGGCCTCAGAGGAACGGCGGGGTAGTCATCGCATTGGCACCACCGGGCGGGGTATTGGCCCGACCTATGCAGACAAGTCAGAGCGTACGGGCCTGCGGGTTCTCGATTTACTGGATGCCGATCAGTTGGCGGCCAAGGTCGAATGGGCGATCGCTTACAAGAATGTTCTTTTAGAGAAGTTCTACAACCTAAAGCCCCTAGACCCAGAACCAATTATCCAGGAATACCTAGGCTACGCCGATCGCCTGCGTCCCCATGTCGTGGATGGCTCCTTGCGAATTTATAAAGCCATTCGGGAGAAGCGAAACATTTTGTTTGAGGGGGCTCAGGGAACACTCCTAGACTTAGATCACGGAACCTACCCCTACGTCACCTCCTCTAACCCCGTGGCGGGTGGGGCCTGTGTTGGTGCTGGAGTGGGCCCCACCATGATCGATCGCGTCATTGGCGTGGCCAAAGCCTATACCACCCGTGTGGGGGAAGGGCCCTTTCCCACGGAGCTTTTGGATGAGACAGGAGAGCGACTAGGGGATCGGGGGGCCGAGTTTGGCACAACAACGGGGCGGCCCCGTCGCTGCGGTTGGTTTGATGCGGTAATTGGCCGCTATGCCGTGCGGATCAACGGCTTGGACTGTGTAGCTATTACCAAGCTAGATGTTTTAGACGAATTGGACGAGATCAAGGTCTGCGTTGCCTACAACATCGATGGCGATCGCTGCGAAGATTTCCCCAGCAATGCCCTGCACTTTGCCCGCTGTCAACCTATCTATGAGACCTTACCGGGCTGGAAACAGTCCACCAGTCATTGTCGTTCCTTAGAAGATCTGCCCGCCGCCGCCCTCAACTACCTCAAGTTTTTAGCGGAAATCATGTCCGTCCCCATTGCCATTGTTTCCCTAGGAGCCGAGCGGAACCAGACGATCATTGTCGAGGATCCTATTCATGGCCCCAAGCGGGCCTTGCTCTACCACAATGGCAGTGATGTTCCGCCCACCTTGAGCTAA
- the groL gene encoding chaperonin GroEL (60 kDa chaperone family; promotes refolding of misfolded polypeptides especially under stressful conditions; forms two stacked rings of heptamers to form a barrel-shaped 14mer; ends can be capped by GroES; misfolded proteins enter the barrel where they are refolded when GroES binds) has protein sequence MAKRIIYNENARRALEKGMDILTEAVAVTLGPKGRNVVLEKKFGAPQIINDGVTIAKEIELEDHIENTGVALIRQAASKTNDAAGDGTTTATVLAHAMVKEGLRNVAAGANPISLKRGIDKATQYLVEKIAAHARQVEDSKAIAQVASISAGNDEEVGQMIAAAMDKVGKEGVISLEEGKSMTTELEVTEGMRFDKGYISPYFATDTERMEAILDEPFILITDKKITLVQDLVPVLEQVARSGRPLVIIAEDIEKEALATLVVNRLRGVLNVAAVKAPGFGDRRKAMLEDIAVLTGGQMITEDAGLKLDTAKLEMLGKARRITITKDNTTIVAEGNEKEVKARCEQIRRQMEETDSSYDKEKLQERLAKLAGGVAVIKVGAATETEMKDRKLRLEDAINATKAAVEEGIVPGGGTTLAHLGPDLATWAEANLTGEELIGAGIVERALTSPLRRIAENAGQNGAIISERVKEKDFNVGYDAAKGSYVDMFAAGIVDPAKVTRSALQNAASIAGMVLTTECIIVDKPEPKDNAPAGAGAGMGGDFDY, from the coding sequence ATGGCTAAGCGGATCATCTACAACGAAAACGCCCGGCGTGCCTTGGAAAAGGGCATGGACATTCTTACCGAAGCCGTGGCAGTAACCCTCGGCCCCAAGGGTCGTAATGTTGTCCTAGAAAAGAAATTTGGCGCACCTCAAATCATTAATGATGGTGTCACCATTGCCAAGGAAATCGAACTGGAAGACCACATTGAAAATACTGGGGTTGCCTTAATTCGTCAGGCGGCCTCTAAAACCAATGATGCGGCTGGAGACGGAACCACCACGGCCACCGTCCTTGCCCATGCCATGGTCAAAGAAGGTCTTCGCAATGTAGCGGCGGGTGCCAATCCCATTTCCCTGAAGCGGGGGATTGATAAGGCAACCCAATACCTGGTGGAAAAAATTGCTGCCCATGCCCGGCAAGTGGAAGATTCCAAGGCGATCGCCCAAGTTGCTTCCATTTCTGCCGGTAATGACGAAGAAGTGGGTCAAATGATTGCGGCCGCCATGGATAAGGTGGGCAAAGAAGGGGTTATTTCCCTGGAAGAAGGCAAGTCCATGACCACTGAACTGGAAGTCACCGAAGGGATGCGCTTTGATAAGGGCTATATCTCCCCTTACTTCGCCACCGACACCGAGCGGATGGAAGCCATTTTAGATGAGCCGTTCATTCTAATCACCGACAAGAAAATTACCCTAGTGCAGGATCTGGTTCCTGTGCTGGAGCAAGTGGCCCGTTCCGGTCGTCCCTTGGTGATCATTGCCGAAGACATTGAAAAAGAAGCCCTGGCAACCCTAGTGGTGAATCGTCTGCGGGGTGTCTTGAATGTGGCCGCCGTTAAGGCCCCTGGCTTTGGCGATCGCCGTAAAGCCATGCTTGAGGATATTGCCGTCCTCACCGGTGGTCAAATGATTACCGAAGATGCCGGTCTCAAGTTGGATACCGCCAAGCTGGAAATGCTGGGCAAAGCCCGCCGGATCACGATTACCAAAGACAACACCACAATTGTGGCCGAAGGTAACGAGAAGGAAGTCAAAGCCCGCTGTGAGCAAATCCGTCGCCAGATGGAAGAGACCGATTCCAGCTACGACAAGGAAAAGCTGCAAGAGCGTTTGGCTAAACTAGCCGGTGGCGTTGCCGTCATTAAGGTCGGTGCAGCTACAGAAACGGAAATGAAAGATCGCAAACTTCGTCTCGAAGATGCCATTAATGCCACCAAGGCTGCCGTCGAAGAAGGGATTGTTCCCGGTGGTGGCACCACATTGGCGCACCTCGGCCCCGATCTAGCCACCTGGGCAGAAGCCAACCTAACGGGTGAAGAACTCATCGGTGCTGGTATTGTGGAGCGGGCCCTGACCTCGCCCCTGCGTCGCATTGCCGAAAATGCTGGCCAAAACGGTGCGATCATTTCCGAGCGGGTGAAGGAAAAAGACTTCAACGTCGGTTATGATGCCGCCAAAGGCAGCTATGTGGATATGTTTGCTGCCGGAATTGTGGATCCCGCCAAAGTGACTCGTTCGGCCTTGCAAAATGCCGCCTCCATCGCTGGCATGGTGCTGACCACCGAATGCATCATTGTTGATAAGCCTGAACCCAAGGATAATGCTCCTGCCGGTGCCGGTGCAGGCATGGGTGGAGACTTTGACTACTAA
- a CDS encoding ATP-binding protein, with amino-acid sequence MSSLTLTFVAPQWNTLSFTSTLFLKPILDLLLRDVPPCCQDELRLGLQEALVNASHHGNELNPDKVVLVRYSMVEHQCWWVITDQGMGFSPPRYICSAVDDLLPEAEAESGRGLFLIYEIFDEVYWNGPGTELSLCKDLERYLQGL; translated from the coding sequence ATGTCTTCACTAACGTTGACGTTTGTTGCACCGCAGTGGAATACCCTTAGTTTTACCTCAACTCTTTTCCTGAAGCCTATTTTAGACCTACTCCTCAGGGATGTACCTCCCTGCTGTCAGGATGAGTTGCGTCTAGGCTTACAAGAAGCTCTGGTCAATGCCTCCCACCATGGAAATGAGTTAAACCCAGACAAGGTTGTACTGGTGCGCTATTCAATGGTTGAACATCAATGTTGGTGGGTGATTACCGATCAAGGTATGGGGTTTTCACCACCGCGGTATATTTGCTCTGCCGTTGATGATCTACTACCGGAGGCTGAGGCCGAATCAGGCCGGGGCCTCTTTTTAATCTATGAAATCTTTGATGAAGTCTACTGGAATGGCCCGGGCACTGAGTTGAGCCTGTGTAAAGATCTAGAGCGGTATCTGCAAGGATTGTAA
- the rimO gene encoding 30S ribosomal protein S12 methylthiotransferase RimO: MPSKAKIAIAHLGCDKNRVDTEHILGLLVEAGYGVDTDEAAADYVIVNTCSFIQAARQESVQTLVELAEANKKIVITGCLAQHFQSQLLDEIPEAVAVVGSGDYQHIVEVIERAEAGERVERVSAVPNYIADETIPRYRTTPEPMAYLRIAEGCDYRCAFCIIPHLRGNQRSRSIESIVQEANQLAQEGVQEIILVSQITTNYGLDRYGQPQLAELLRALGAVDIPWIRMHYAYPTGLTDAVIAAMRETPNILPYLDLPLQHSHPEILRAMNRPWQANVNDHVMERLKASLPDAVFRTTFIVGFPGETEEHFDHLCQFVERHQFDHVGVFTFSPEDGTAAHTLPNQVPEEIKDHRRDRLMALQQPISYRNNQRQIGLTVPVLIEQENPQTGEWIGRSPRFSADVDGVVYVKGPAQIGRILPVEITAADPYDLYGITHLRED; the protein is encoded by the coding sequence ATGCCATCTAAAGCCAAAATTGCGATCGCCCACTTGGGCTGTGATAAAAATCGCGTTGATACGGAACATATCCTAGGATTACTGGTGGAAGCAGGGTATGGGGTGGATACGGACGAAGCGGCAGCGGACTACGTGATTGTTAACACCTGTAGTTTTATTCAGGCGGCACGGCAAGAGTCGGTACAGACCCTGGTGGAGCTAGCGGAAGCCAATAAAAAAATTGTGATTACGGGCTGTTTAGCCCAGCATTTCCAGTCCCAACTATTGGATGAAATTCCAGAAGCCGTTGCCGTGGTTGGCAGTGGCGACTATCAGCATATTGTAGAGGTGATTGAACGGGCCGAAGCAGGCGAGCGGGTAGAGCGGGTTAGTGCGGTTCCCAATTACATTGCCGATGAAACGATTCCCCGCTATCGCACCACCCCCGAACCCATGGCCTATCTGCGGATTGCCGAAGGCTGTGACTATCGATGTGCCTTTTGTATTATTCCCCATCTACGGGGGAATCAGCGATCGCGCTCCATTGAATCCATTGTCCAAGAAGCCAACCAACTCGCCCAGGAAGGGGTTCAAGAAATCATTCTCGTCTCCCAAATCACGACCAACTATGGCTTAGATCGCTATGGCCAACCCCAACTGGCGGAACTGCTGCGGGCCCTAGGTGCGGTGGATATTCCCTGGATTCGTATGCACTATGCCTATCCCACCGGCTTGACTGATGCGGTGATTGCGGCGATGCGGGAGACCCCCAATATTCTGCCCTATCTGGATTTACCCCTCCAGCATTCCCATCCCGAGATTCTGCGGGCGATGAACCGGCCCTGGCAGGCCAATGTCAATGATCATGTGATGGAACGACTCAAGGCAAGTCTCCCGGATGCGGTCTTTCGGACGACGTTTATTGTGGGCTTCCCCGGTGAAACGGAGGAGCATTTTGATCATTTATGTCAGTTTGTAGAGCGTCATCAATTTGATCATGTGGGCGTATTTACCTTTTCCCCGGAAGACGGTACCGCTGCCCATACCCTCCCCAACCAAGTCCCAGAGGAGATAAAAGATCATCGCCGCGATCGCCTCATGGCCCTACAGCAACCCATTTCCTACCGGAATAATCAACGGCAAATTGGCTTAACGGTTCCGGTTTTAATTGAACAGGAAAACCCCCAGACTGGAGAATGGATCGGGCGATCTCCCCGGTTTAGTGCCGATGTGGATGGGGTTGTGTACGTTAAGGGGCCAGCCCAAATCGGACGCATTCTTCCCGTGGAAATTACCGCCGCAGATCCCTACGATCTCTATGGCATCACCCATCTTCGCGAGGATTAG